From Anaerohalosphaera lusitana, one genomic window encodes:
- a CDS encoding TolC family protein, with amino-acid sequence MTKKTSSTLKSTCLAVIAVSTVFGLTGCKSPQEHRQEANDVAYDIIKDKQVDTLGKAEPFTIERPSDVLRRRLITDQDLLHATDLYLGPWAIEPIEQWPDPNYLEPTIAGDNIVDVPEGKPLQFTLFEALQIGAANSFRYQSEKEDIFSTALDLDLERNEFRNIFNQALESNISTDSSGSRTVSGTTNSSVTDFSRQLKNGATFTSNLAVDLANLITLGGASSLGLRADASVSVPLMRGSGEFIVTEPLTQAERNVMYSIYNFERFKKTFAVDIATEYLGVLRQLDRIKNAEENYRRLIMSVRRARRLADAGQLTEIQVDQAVQDELRARENWIAAQQSYERAIDNFKILLGLPTDAEIELDRDELDRLVRMTEGVAQVEDDEEDYEPVPADAPINLPPPSREDAGPYELDPYIAQKLAIENRKDLEVARGAVYDEQRSVAVAADGLRGELTLLGEAASGSRRSVGTAASDDAQIRADKAFYSALLTMDLPVERTAERNQYRNSLIQFESAIRDLGSLTDSVKLDVRNRLRDLLTTRETLQIQARAVMVAEKRVESTNLFLQAGRAEIRDVLEAQSSLLNAQNALTSAIINYRIAELELQRDMGLLDVDSQGLWTEFDPETLKNEQ; translated from the coding sequence ATGACAAAGAAAACCAGTTCCACATTAAAATCGACATGCCTGGCAGTCATTGCTGTATCGACAGTCTTTGGACTCACGGGCTGCAAATCTCCACAAGAGCACCGCCAGGAAGCCAATGACGTCGCTTACGATATCATCAAGGATAAGCAGGTCGACACGCTTGGTAAGGCCGAGCCGTTCACTATCGAAAGGCCCAGCGATGTTTTAAGGCGAAGACTTATCACCGATCAGGATCTGCTGCATGCCACTGACCTCTATCTGGGGCCGTGGGCCATCGAGCCGATCGAACAATGGCCTGACCCGAACTATCTCGAACCTACCATAGCAGGGGATAACATAGTAGATGTTCCTGAAGGCAAGCCCCTGCAGTTCACTCTTTTCGAGGCTTTGCAGATAGGTGCGGCAAACAGTTTTCGTTATCAATCCGAAAAAGAGGACATTTTCAGCACGGCACTGGATCTGGACCTGGAGCGGAACGAATTTCGCAATATATTCAATCAGGCACTGGAAAGCAACATCAGCACAGACAGCAGCGGCAGCCGTACAGTCTCAGGCACAACTAACAGCTCGGTCACGGATTTTTCAAGACAGCTCAAGAACGGCGCCACATTCACTTCTAATCTGGCCGTGGATCTGGCGAATCTGATCACGCTCGGAGGAGCATCTTCGCTGGGCCTGCGAGCTGACGCATCTGTGTCAGTGCCTTTGATGCGAGGATCGGGCGAATTTATCGTGACCGAACCGCTCACACAGGCCGAACGCAACGTAATGTATTCGATCTACAATTTCGAGCGATTCAAGAAGACGTTCGCGGTAGACATAGCAACCGAATATCTGGGCGTGCTTCGCCAGCTTGATCGCATAAAGAACGCCGAAGAGAACTATAGGCGTTTGATCATGTCGGTTAGAAGGGCCAGAAGACTTGCAGATGCGGGTCAACTTACGGAGATACAGGTTGACCAGGCGGTGCAGGATGAGCTGCGAGCCCGCGAAAACTGGATAGCTGCCCAGCAGAGCTACGAACGAGCGATCGACAACTTCAAGATCCTGCTCGGTCTGCCCACCGACGCCGAAATCGAACTGGATCGCGATGAACTGGACCGACTGGTCCGTATGACCGAAGGTGTCGCTCAGGTCGAGGACGATGAGGAAGATTACGAGCCCGTGCCCGCCGACGCACCGATCAACCTGCCCCCGCCGTCTCGCGAGGACGCAGGTCCGTACGAACTTGATCCTTATATCGCACAGAAGCTGGCGATCGAAAACCGCAAGGATCTCGAAGTCGCCAGGGGTGCGGTTTATGACGAACAGCGGTCCGTTGCTGTGGCCGCGGACGGGCTCAGAGGGGAATTGACCCTGCTGGGCGAGGCAGCTTCAGGTTCTCGCCGCAGTGTAGGCACTGCTGCAAGCGACGATGCGCAGATCCGTGCGGACAAGGCTTTTTACTCTGCGTTGCTGACTATGGATCTTCCTGTAGAGCGAACCGCTGAACGCAACCAGTACAGAAACAGTCTTATCCAGTTTGAATCCGCAATCCGCGATCTTGGGTCCTTGACCGATTCTGTCAAGCTGGACGTAAGGAATCGTCTGAGGGATCTGCTGACCACACGCGAAACCCTGCAGATCCAGGCAAGAGCTGTGATGGTGGCTGAAAAACGAGTGGAAAGCACAAATTTGTTCCTTCAGGCCGGCCGAGCGGAAATAAGAGACGTGCTTGAAGCCCAAAGCTCGCTTCTGAACGCACAAAACGCACTGACTTCCGCTATAATAAACTATAGAATTGCAGAACTGGAACTTCAACGTGACATGGGCCTTCTGGATGTAGACAGCCAGGGTCTGTGGACCGAATTCGACCCGGAGACACTGAAAAATGAGCAGTAA